From Fundulus heteroclitus isolate FHET01 chromosome 5, MU-UCD_Fhet_4.1, whole genome shotgun sequence, a single genomic window includes:
- the adra1d gene encoding alpha-1D adrenergic receptor, with protein sequence MSDSSLRNESDYGPYFEAFNASALERIFADRNITKCGNFTMDPQVVGTGVFLAVFILVAIVGNILVILSVVCNKHLQNITNFFIVNLAMADLLLSIIVLPFSASLEVMGCWVFGRVFCNIWAAVDVLCCTASILSLCIISIDRYIGVKYCLKYPSIMTERRAVAILALVWVSSTVISVGPLLGWKEPQPEHETVCGITEEPGYALFSSLFSFYLPLMVILIMYFRVYVVARRTTKSLEAGVKRERNKSAEVVLRIHCRSVLEDARSASSKSSKNHPFRSSLSVRLMKFSREKKAAKTLAIVVGMFILCWLPFFFFLPLGSLFPALKPSESVFKFIFWLGYFNSCINPMIYPCSSKEFQRAFTRLLRCQCHQKRRVLRRFYDQRWRTAVKGMTRDQRGDYTTGYPIHESCGRSLIHKRKHCSLGLKKLSLFSPLQKSSFQFKEKVNDLSNKIKGGTGKGSPPAMGQTDTVDTVSMGICNSCEQSSFQFYDLAECYGLKETDI encoded by the exons ATGAGTGACTCCAGCTTGAGGAATGAAAGCGACTATGGGCCGTATTTTGAAGCGTTCAACGCGTCCGCTCTGGAGCGCATCTTTGCAGACCGCAACATCACAAAATGCGGGAACTTCACCATGGACCCGCAGGTGGTCGGCACCGGGGTCTTCCTCGCCGTGTTCATTCTGGTGGCCATCGTCGGGAATATTTTGGTCATCCTGTCCGTAGTGTGCAACAAGCACCTGCAGAACATCACAAACTTCTTCATTGTCAACTTGGCGATGGCGGACCTGCTGCTGAGCATCATCGTGCTGCCCTTCTCCGCTTCCTTGGAGGTGATGGGATGCTGGGTGTTCGGCCGCGTTTTCTGCAACATCTGGGCAGCCGTGGATGTGCTGTGCTGCACCGCGTCCATCCTCAGCCTGTGCATCATCTCCATAGACCGGTACATCGGGGTGAAGTACTGCCTGAAATACCCGAGCATCATGACGGAGAGGAGGGCAGTTGCTATCCTGGCGCTCGTGTGGGTGTCCTCCACGGTGATCTCCGTGGGGCCGCTCCTGGGATGGAAGGAGCCCCAGCCGGAACACGAGACCGTGTGCGGGATCACCGAGGAGCCGGGCTACGCGCTCTTCTCCTCCCTCTTCTCCTTTTACCTGCCGCTCATGGTCATCCTGATCATGTACTTTCGGGTGTACGTGGTGGCCCGCAGGACCACCAAGAGCCTGGAAGCGGGGGTCAAACGGGAGAGGAACAAGTCCGCAGAAGTTGTGCTGCGGATTCACTGCCGCAGCGTGCTGGAGGACGCGCGTTCCGCCAGCTCCAAGAGCAGCAAGAACCACCCGTTCAGAAGTTCCCTCTCGGTGCGCCTGATGAAGTTCTCCCGGGAGAAAAAGGCTGCCAAAACTCTCGCCATCGTGGTTGGGATGTTCATCCTCTGCTGGctgccttttttcttctttctaccGTTGG GTTCTTTGTTCCCAGCACTGAAACCATCTGAATCTGTGTTTAAGTTTATCTTTTGGCTGGGATACTTCAACAGCTGCATCAACCCCATGATCTACCCCTGCTCCAGCAAAGAGTTCCAGCGGGCTTTCACTCGGCTCCTCAGATGCCAGTGTCACCAAAAGAGGAGGGTCCTGCGCCGCTTCTATGACCAGAGGTGGAGAACGGCCGTGAAGGGAATGACCAGGGATCAGAGGGGGGACTACACCACTGGCTATCCTATCCACGAATCTTGTGGAAGGTCTTTGATACACAAGAGGAAACATTGCTCACTAGGCTTAAAGAAATTGAGCCTATTTTCACCCCTGCAGAAGTCCTCCTTTCAGTTCAAAGAGAAAGTAAACGATCTGTCCAATAAAATCAAAGGAGGGACAGGAAAAGGCAGCCCACCTGCCATGGGTCAGACCGATACAGTGGATACAGTCTCTATGGGGATTTGCAATTCCTGTGAGCAGAGCAGTTTTCAGTTCTACGATCTAGCTGAGTGTTATGGCCTTAAAGAGACTGACATTTAG